The Methanobacterium sp. sequence GAGACTATTTCAAAAATATATTCAAATTTAAACATTTAAAATATTTTTATCTCACTAAATTCAAAATCTTCTTAAATAATATTATTAGAAGTTAAAGGAATTATATAAAAACTGTCTTTTCTCCCTACTTTAATCAATGATCCTCAAGTCACAAGGTTATGCCTAATTTTTATCTAATATTCAATGTGAAAAATTAAAAATAACTGGCGCTACCTATATATGGAACAGATTATTTAGTCCTTCCCAGTGCCATTCACCATCTCTATCCCAACCCGTTGCAACATTAGGAACATATCTCACTGCATTATTAAAGAAATAACCATCTTTTAATGAATTTAAACCAACAAGTAAAAGCAGCCCCTGAGGCCTGCTGAATGCCACAAAGTACTGCCTTATAAGATCATCAAACGCTCTATCAAGCGCGTCTCGTTTGGGTATTCCCAGCTTAGAAAATTTCCTCATGTTATCCTCCAATGTACATGACTTTCCAGGGGTTCCAGGAAACCTTTTAAATGCATGGTTTGCATAATTCATTTTAAAATCAGAACCCACGTCCACTATAACAATAGGAAACTCCAGACCTTTAGACTGGTGAATTGACATTATATTTATCCCGTTTTCAGGCAAATTCTCAAGAATATCCAGATCAAGGTTTATAGCGCCTAATGCAATAGGTACAAATATATTCCACATTGCCTCTATTACTGAATCTTGATCTAGATCCCTATTTCTTCCATTTAATATTATATTTGATTTAAAATCGCTGAATAAACTGGTCTGTGTAATGGTTTTAATAATAATCTCCAGATAAACAAGGCCTTCCTCATCTAATATTTCAGGTATCCATTTAACCATTTTATAAATAAGTTCAATCAGAGGCACTTCTGTTTTATTCTCTTTTATTTGAAAATAGCTTCTCCAAGTATCTATAAAAGCATTTATTTCTTTAGATTTATCTTCGTTAGTATCTATGTATTTTAAAGCTTTAGACCTCCAGATTTTAAACCTGAATACTGCATTTCGAGGTAACCTACCAAAAGTATTCTGGATTTTACATTCAGGATCTATACATTCCAGAAGTATTCCGCACAATATTTCAATAACTGGTATTCTACCCAAGCTCTGCCCGCGGGGATTAAAAACAGGTATTTGAGGATTATTTTTATTTAATTCATCTTTAAGGAGTATTGGAAGTCTTGGATTACCTTTAAAATCTAGTTCAAGGGGAGAACTACATAAAAATGCTATATCTGAAGGAGATCCTTCTTTCTCATCAATTTTAATTTTAAATGAGTTATTTTTATAATCTAAATTAACTTCATTGCCATGAGTGATTTCACGTATGAACTCAGCTAGGTTTGCTGCAAGGGTATTAATATCATCCCTAAACATTCCAAGAACTGGAACATTAAGCGGATTTTCTAAGCTGGGTGAAATGGATCTTTTACCTGCTGCACGTGCATTCTGGAACTCTTTATCAATCTGTATGAATTCATTGCAAAAATCAACTATATGCCCTGTGGACCTGTAATTTTTAGACAGGTTTACAAAAAGAGGATTTATTCCAATATGACTATTTAACCTACTTCCAAAATCCGTGAAAAGATCCACAGTGGCTCCTCTGAACCTGTAAAGTGACTGGTCATCATCACCAACAACAATGATACTGCCTTTATTTTTGATTGCTGTCTCTGCAATTTTAAGATAGATGGTTTCTTGAAGTAGGTTTGTATCTTGATATTCATCCACTAAAACTATTTTGATATTTTTTAAACCTTTTAATCTGTCAGTCTGGAGTTTTCTTAAAAATTCATCCTCAAGCATTGAAAAATCAAGAAGATTCCTTTTTTCCAGGTCGCTGATATAATCCGATATTGCATCATAAGCTATTTTAGCTCCCCTATGTTCATAATCATCTATGAACTCCTTAAAATTAATTCTATCATGATAAATCCTATCTTTTATCTCAAGAAGTATCTGGCTCATCATTGAAACATTAAGTCTTGTTCTTGCACCGCGTATATGATTCAAAAACCCCTGTAGATCCTTATCTTTTTGACGATCATGATCAAGCAGTCCAACTTTTATCATAAGTGCATTAGCTACAAGATCTTCAATTATAGAAGGTGAAGAGCCCGAATAACTGCTTTTTAAAATATCTTCAGCTATACTATCCAGCGTGCCTGTAACTATTCTTTTAAAATCAAGTTTTTCAAGCAGAACCCGGATAGATGAATACTTTGGATTCTCCATTAAAGTTGATTTCAGTTCATTTCCCCATTCAACAGTCCTAAATTTTAATTGAGCAGCTGCTTTTCTTGTAAAAGTGGTTGCTAGAATTGAAGATGGTTTGATACCATCTACAAAAATAAATTTCAGTATTTTTAGGACCATTACTGTTGTTTTACCGCTTCCAGGACCGGCCACTATAAATAAAGAAGTATCATGAGAAGAAGTTATTGCATTATGCTGATCTTCATTTACCTCGATCCTTATGTCCCTTCCAAGCTTTTCCAGGACTATCTTTTCAAAATCAGAGTATTCAATCATGAAACCGCTCATTAAATAAAATTAAAAAATATTAAAAATTTATTCATCTTTGGACGCTAATTCCTTTTTTCCAAGGCGATTCTTTATCATGGACCAGAAATCTTTGTCTTCATCACCTTTATCTTCATCTGGCTTAATCTGTTCCTCAATAATGGTACTTTTATTTAAAACCAGATCATAATCTTCTTTTAATTTATTATATTCAATATCCCTGAGTTCCAATTGTTTAGCCAGCTCTTCAGCTT is a genomic window containing:
- a CDS encoding DEAD/DEAH box helicase, producing MIEYSDFEKIVLEKLGRDIRIEVNEDQHNAITSSHDTSLFIVAGPGSGKTTVMVLKILKFIFVDGIKPSSILATTFTRKAAAQLKFRTVEWGNELKSTLMENPKYSSIRVLLEKLDFKRIVTGTLDSIAEDILKSSYSGSSPSIIEDLVANALMIKVGLLDHDRQKDKDLQGFLNHIRGARTRLNVSMMSQILLEIKDRIYHDRINFKEFIDDYEHRGAKIAYDAISDYISDLEKRNLLDFSMLEDEFLRKLQTDRLKGLKNIKIVLVDEYQDTNLLQETIYLKIAETAIKNKGSIIVVGDDDQSLYRFRGATVDLFTDFGSRLNSHIGINPLFVNLSKNYRSTGHIVDFCNEFIQIDKEFQNARAAGKRSISPSLENPLNVPVLGMFRDDINTLAANLAEFIREITHGNEVNLDYKNNSFKIKIDEKEGSPSDIAFLCSSPLELDFKGNPRLPILLKDELNKNNPQIPVFNPRGQSLGRIPVIEILCGILLECIDPECKIQNTFGRLPRNAVFRFKIWRSKALKYIDTNEDKSKEINAFIDTWRSYFQIKENKTEVPLIELIYKMVKWIPEILDEEGLVYLEIIIKTITQTSLFSDFKSNIILNGRNRDLDQDSVIEAMWNIFVPIALGAINLDLDILENLPENGINIMSIHQSKGLEFPIVIVDVGSDFKMNYANHAFKRFPGTPGKSCTLEDNMRKFSKLGIPKRDALDRAFDDLIRQYFVAFSRPQGLLLLVGLNSLKDGYFFNNAVRYVPNVATGWDRDGEWHWEGLNNLFHI